In Flavivirga abyssicola, the following are encoded in one genomic region:
- the nosZ gene encoding Sec-dependent nitrous-oxide reductase codes for MKTILKSTLALLSVLVAFTSCDNASKSNNSGALSSSAAEKVYVAPGEHDEFYAFISGGFSGQLSVYGLPSGRLFKVIPVFSQDAEKAYGYNEETKPMLNTSHGFVPWDDAHHPDISQTNGVVDGRWVFINGNNTPRIAKIDLSTFETTEIIEVPNSAGNHSSSFVTENSEYVVAGTRFSVPIPQKDMPIKDYKGNFKGSLSFISIDPEHGHMDIKFQLIMPGFDYDLSHPGRGKSHGWFFFTTYNTEEASTLMEVNASQNDKDFIAAVNWKKIEEYVNNGGGTMMPTNYAHNVYDEATHSATSTMKKEVRVVNPLDVPGAVYFLPTPKSPHGCDVDPTGEYIVGNGKLSANLTVHSFTKMLAAIENNKVAGDAYGIPILNFEDVLAGVVEQPGLGPLHTEFDGKGNAYTTFFISSEVVKWKLGTWEVVDRQPCYYSVGHLMIPGGNSQKPWGKYVVAMNKITKDRYLPTGPEVTQSAQLYDISGEKMELLLDFPTIGEPHYAAGCPADLIKPRSKKLFKLEDNKHPYATLIEADAKVVRDGKTVHVYMTTIRSHFAPDNIEGVKVGDKVYFHVTNLEQDYDVPHGVSMIGANTSELLIMPGQTETFLWEPKQVGVWPFYCTDFCSALHQEMQGYVRVSPANANTPLKWSLGEDIE; via the coding sequence ATGAAGACTATTTTAAAATCAACGCTTGCATTATTAAGTGTTCTTGTAGCTTTTACAAGCTGTGATAATGCATCTAAATCTAATAATTCTGGAGCCCTTTCTAGCAGTGCTGCAGAAAAAGTTTATGTAGCTCCTGGAGAACATGACGAATTCTACGCTTTTATATCTGGTGGGTTTAGTGGACAGCTTTCTGTTTACGGTTTGCCATCTGGACGTTTATTTAAAGTCATTCCCGTATTTTCTCAAGATGCTGAAAAAGCTTATGGATACAACGAAGAAACAAAACCTATGCTAAACACATCGCATGGTTTTGTACCTTGGGATGATGCACATCATCCGGACATTTCTCAAACAAACGGTGTTGTAGATGGACGTTGGGTATTTATTAATGGTAATAACACCCCTCGTATAGCAAAAATAGACTTATCAACTTTTGAGACTACAGAAATTATTGAAGTTCCAAATAGTGCAGGCAATCACAGTTCTTCTTTTGTAACTGAAAATTCAGAATATGTGGTTGCAGGAACGCGTTTCTCTGTGCCAATCCCTCAAAAAGACATGCCTATAAAAGACTATAAAGGCAACTTTAAAGGATCTTTATCTTTCATTTCTATAGATCCGGAACATGGGCATATGGATATTAAATTCCAATTAATAATGCCTGGTTTTGATTATGATTTATCACACCCCGGTCGTGGAAAATCTCATGGATGGTTCTTCTTTACTACTTATAATACCGAAGAGGCAAGTACGCTTATGGAGGTAAATGCATCTCAAAATGATAAAGATTTTATTGCAGCAGTTAACTGGAAAAAAATTGAGGAATATGTAAACAATGGTGGTGGTACCATGATGCCAACAAACTATGCACATAACGTTTATGATGAAGCAACACATTCGGCTACTTCTACAATGAAAAAAGAAGTACGTGTTGTAAATCCATTAGATGTTCCTGGTGCTGTTTATTTCTTACCAACACCAAAATCTCCTCATGGTTGTGACGTAGATCCAACTGGAGAATACATAGTTGGTAACGGAAAATTATCTGCTAATTTAACAGTACATTCTTTCACTAAAATGCTAGCTGCTATTGAGAATAATAAAGTAGCTGGTGATGCTTACGGAATTCCTATCTTAAATTTTGAAGATGTATTAGCCGGTGTAGTTGAACAACCTGGTTTAGGACCTTTACATACAGAATTTGATGGTAAAGGAAACGCCTATACAACCTTCTTTATTTCTTCTGAAGTTGTAAAATGGAAATTAGGAACCTGGGAAGTTGTAGACAGACAACCTTGTTACTATTCCGTTGGTCACTTAATGATTCCTGGAGGAAACTCACAAAAACCTTGGGGAAAATATGTCGTAGCCATGAATAAAATTACCAAAGATCGTTATTTACCAACAGGTCCCGAAGTAACACAGTCGGCTCAACTTTATGATATTTCTGGAGAAAAAATGGAACTTTTATTAGATTTTCCAACCATTGGAGAACCTCACTATGCAGCTGGATGCCCTGCAGATTTAATAAAACCACGTTCTAAAAAACTTTTCAAATTAGAAGACAACAAACACCCCTATGCAACTTTAATTGAAGCTGATGCAAAAGTTGTTAGAGATGGTAAAACGGTTCATGTTTACATGACCACGATACGTAGTCACTTTGCACCGGATAATATAGAAGGTGTTAAAGTAGGTGACAAAGTATATTTCCATGTAACAAATTTAGAGCAGGATTACGATGTGCCTCATGGTGTAAGTATGATTGGGGCTAATACTTCAGAACTACTAATTATGCCAGGACAAACAGAAACCTTTTTATGGGAACCCAAACAAGTAGGTGTATGGCCTTTTTATTGTACAGATTTCTGTTCTGCATTACATCAAGAAATGCAAGGTTACGTTCGCGTATCTCCAGCAAATGCCAATACACCTTTAAAATGGTCGCTTGGTGAAGATATTGAATAG
- a CDS encoding fasciclin domain-containing protein translates to MKTLKQTILTLLCIITFTACKNENKETSTNSKSEEVTAPKEKSGQAFIKDDEGKPTVLHIAIGSKDHTTLVAAVQAAELENALVNAGPLMVFAPTNEAFAALPEGTVENLLKPENKDALANILKYHVTPGNYSKDFLKKFKKLGQANNGYVKVEIIDGEPLIGGAKIIASVPAGNGIVHVIDKVLLPPTE, encoded by the coding sequence ATGAAAACATTAAAGCAGACTATTCTCACGCTGCTGTGTATTATAACATTCACAGCTTGTAAAAACGAAAACAAAGAGACCTCAACAAATTCAAAATCTGAAGAAGTAACCGCTCCAAAAGAAAAATCTGGACAGGCTTTTATAAAAGATGATGAAGGTAAACCTACAGTTTTGCACATAGCCATTGGCTCTAAAGATCATACAACTTTAGTCGCAGCTGTTCAAGCAGCAGAGTTAGAAAATGCTTTAGTAAACGCAGGCCCATTAATGGTATTTGCACCAACAAATGAGGCATTTGCAGCTTTACCAGAAGGCACTGTAGAAAATTTATTGAAGCCAGAAAACAAAGATGCTTTAGCCAATATCTTAAAATACCACGTAACACCTGGAAATTACTCGAAAGATTTTCTCAAAAAATTTAAAAAACTAGGGCAAGCAAACAACGGTTATGTTAAAGTAGAAATTATAGACGGCGAACCACTAATTGGTGGTGCTAAAATTATTGCAAGTGTACCAGCAGGTAATGGTATTGTACATGTTATTGATAAAGTATTATTACCTCCTACGGAATAA
- a CDS encoding c-type cytochrome, which yields MKKALNIVMLLFISFFIGCGGKEEKKKEGFSYEKKAPTEQKTKKVESVPASKQIDLDNKGIGPISFISLASEIDQTMANHGADVFKKMCAACHRPDKKFIGPAPKNILSRRSPEWVMNMILNPDEMVQKDPLAKALLIEFNGSPMANQNLSEEDARAILEYFRTLE from the coding sequence ATGAAAAAAGCACTAAATATTGTAATGCTATTATTTATATCATTTTTTATAGGCTGTGGTGGTAAAGAAGAAAAAAAGAAAGAAGGGTTTTCCTATGAGAAAAAAGCGCCTACAGAACAAAAAACAAAAAAAGTAGAGTCCGTACCTGCATCTAAACAAATAGATTTAGATAACAAAGGTATTGGCCCTATTTCATTTATTAGTCTTGCTTCAGAAATAGATCAAACTATGGCAAATCATGGTGCTGATGTATTTAAGAAAATGTGTGCTGCCTGTCACAGACCAGACAAAAAATTTATTGGGCCTGCTCCAAAAAATATTTTAAGCAGACGTTCTCCTGAATGGGTTATGAATATGATATTGAATCCAGATGAAATGGTTCAAAAAGATCCTTTAGCAAAAGCATTACTTATTGAATTTAATGGTTCCCCTATGGCAAATCAGAATTTATCAGAAGAAGATGCCAGAGCTATATTAGAATATTTTAGAACATTAGAATAA
- a CDS encoding RrF2 family transcriptional regulator, translating to MLSNSSKYAIKAVLFLALNASEKKKVMVKDISKPINVPQAYIAKLLQPLVKEDIVSSSRGPRGGFYLDENNMNHSIMSIVNVIDGEKRLKSCLMSLKKCNEEKPCPLHNELSASRAQILNNLKSRTIKDLIKEVEAGNAFLPL from the coding sequence ATGTTATCAAATTCATCAAAATATGCTATTAAGGCGGTATTATTTTTAGCCTTAAATGCTAGTGAAAAGAAAAAAGTAATGGTTAAGGATATTTCTAAACCAATAAACGTTCCACAAGCTTATATTGCCAAATTATTACAGCCATTAGTTAAAGAAGACATAGTGTCTTCTTCCAGAGGACCAAGAGGAGGATTTTATTTAGATGAAAATAATATGAACCATTCTATAATGAGCATTGTAAATGTTATAGATGGTGAGAAAAGATTAAAATCTTGCTTAATGAGTTTAAAAAAATGTAATGAAGAAAAGCCTTGTCCATTGCATAATGAGTTAAGTGCTTCAAGAGCTCAGATATTGAATAATTTAAAATCTAGAACGATTAAAGATTTAATCAAAGAAGTTGAAGCAGGAAATGCTTTTCTGCCTCTTTAA
- a CDS encoding alpha-ketoglutarate decarboxylase: protein MINKKTLLIIFVVLFSLNHLIAQQETNHFWSHVRFGGGIGLNFGNDFFSGTLAPSAIYEFNKSFALGLGLNGTFDNQKDVYKSTILGGSLIGLYNVINEIQLSAEFEQLHVNRRYNTNLNILNDNYWSPALFLGAGYRSGNVTFGVRYDILYDDNKSIYIDPWVPFVRFYF from the coding sequence ATGATTAACAAAAAAACACTCTTAATTATTTTTGTTGTTTTATTTAGTCTAAACCATTTAATTGCGCAACAAGAAACCAATCATTTCTGGAGTCATGTTCGCTTTGGTGGCGGTATTGGATTAAATTTTGGCAATGATTTTTTTAGCGGAACCCTAGCTCCCAGTGCTATTTACGAATTTAATAAGTCTTTTGCTTTAGGGCTGGGACTTAATGGGACATTCGACAATCAAAAAGATGTTTATAAATCGACCATTTTAGGAGGCAGTTTAATTGGGTTATATAATGTTATTAATGAGATACAACTTTCGGCTGAATTTGAACAACTTCATGTAAACCGACGCTATAACACGAATTTAAATATTCTTAACGATAACTATTGGTCTCCTGCTTTATTTCTTGGTGCTGGTTATAGAAGTGGCAATGTGACTTTTGGAGTGAGGTATGATATTTTATATGATGACAACAAAAGTATTTATATTGACCCTTGGGTACCTTTTGTAAGGTTTTATTTTTAA